The following are from one region of the Ruficoccus sp. ZRK36 genome:
- a CDS encoding alpha-amylase family glycosyl hydrolase, translating into MIKPISQAQLDRVRRRLRFLYGERANWLVDRFYHLIGRYGVGMEPPATSARRWDQKDVLLITYADMVHTKGETPLKTLHGFALEHLKGAVSTVHILPFYPWSSDDGFSVIDYRQVKREYGTWSDVEKLGEDFNLAFDLVLNHCSAKSAWFQDFILGISPARHYFLEMDPKTDLSAVVRPRTSPLLTKTTTRFGESHVWTTFSADQVDLNWQNSDLLFEFLDILLFYISKGVRTLRLDAVAFAWKEIGTDCLHRPQTHEIVKLLRDVCEIVDPQVNILTETNVPHAENISYFGEGDEAHVVYNFSLPPLLLHALLTDNCDYLYDWLSNLEYPEGACTYLNFTASHDGIGVRPLQGLLPDKEFDKLIKAVEKRGAHVSRKANPDGSQSPYELNITYASALSEADDAKLGTARFLCSQYFALSLKGIPAVYFHSLMATPNYDEGVEKTGAPRSINRRKWDLDELEEVLDAKKAPQADTFRQYVQVLRRRANYPAFNPDGSQELYRLGESVLVLVRTSTLGNQTVYCVFNFSSEPQTVTRPADFAPLKDTKKFYDVISAKTLSNGKRGITLKPYQAMWLVPRA; encoded by the coding sequence ATGATTAAACCGATTTCCCAGGCCCAACTCGACCGCGTCCGGCGGCGGCTGCGATTCCTCTATGGCGAGCGTGCCAACTGGCTCGTGGACCGTTTTTACCACTTGATCGGTCGCTACGGCGTAGGCATGGAGCCACCGGCCACCTCGGCCCGGCGCTGGGACCAGAAGGACGTGCTGCTGATCACCTACGCGGACATGGTCCACACCAAGGGCGAGACGCCGCTCAAGACCTTGCACGGGTTCGCACTGGAGCACCTCAAGGGAGCGGTCAGCACGGTGCACATCCTGCCCTTTTACCCGTGGTCGAGTGACGACGGCTTCTCTGTCATCGACTACCGCCAGGTCAAGCGCGAGTACGGAACCTGGAGCGATGTGGAAAAGCTGGGCGAAGACTTCAACCTGGCCTTTGACCTCGTGCTCAACCACTGCTCGGCCAAGAGCGCGTGGTTCCAGGACTTCATTCTGGGTATCTCGCCCGCACGTCACTACTTTCTGGAGATGGACCCGAAGACGGACCTCTCCGCGGTGGTCCGCCCGCGCACCTCTCCCCTGCTGACCAAGACTACGACCCGCTTTGGCGAGAGCCATGTGTGGACGACCTTCAGCGCCGACCAGGTGGACCTCAACTGGCAAAACTCGGACCTGCTCTTTGAGTTCCTGGACATCCTGCTCTTTTACATCAGCAAGGGCGTGCGCACCCTGCGGCTCGACGCCGTAGCCTTTGCGTGGAAGGAGATCGGCACCGACTGCCTGCACCGCCCGCAGACCCACGAGATCGTCAAGCTCCTGCGCGACGTCTGCGAGATCGTGGACCCGCAGGTCAATATCCTGACCGAGACAAACGTCCCCCACGCCGAGAACATCAGCTACTTTGGCGAGGGCGACGAGGCGCACGTGGTCTATAACTTCAGCCTGCCGCCCCTGCTGCTGCACGCGCTGCTGACCGACAACTGCGACTATCTCTACGACTGGCTCAGCAACCTCGAATACCCCGAGGGCGCGTGCACGTACCTGAACTTTACCGCCTCGCATGACGGCATCGGCGTACGCCCGCTTCAGGGCCTGCTGCCGGACAAGGAATTCGACAAGCTGATCAAGGCTGTCGAAAAGCGCGGCGCCCATGTCTCGCGCAAGGCCAACCCCGACGGCTCGCAGAGCCCCTACGAGCTGAACATCACCTACGCCTCCGCGCTAAGCGAGGCCGACGATGCCAAACTCGGGACAGCCCGCTTCCTGTGCTCGCAGTACTTCGCCCTCTCGCTCAAGGGCATCCCGGCGGTCTATTTCCACAGCCTGATGGCGACGCCTAACTACGACGAAGGCGTGGAGAAAACCGGCGCGCCGCGCTCCATCAACCGCCGCAAGTGGGATCTCGACGAGCTCGAAGAAGTGCTGGACGCCAAGAAGGCTCCGCAGGCCGACACCTTCCGCCAGTACGTCCAGGTGCTCCGCCGCCGCGCCAACTACCCGGCCTTTAACCCGGACGGCTCGCAGGAGCTCTACCGGCTGGGCGAGTCCGTGCTCGTGCTTGTGCGCACCTCCACCCTCGGCAACCAGACCGTGTACTGCGTCTTCAACTTCTCCTCGGAGCCTCAGACCGTGACCCGCCCGGCGGACTTCGCCCCCCTGAAGGATACGAAGAAGTTCTACGACGTGATCTCAGCCAAGACCCTCAGTAACGGCAAGCGCGGCATCACCCTCAAGCCGTATCAGGCGATGTGGCTCGTCCCGCGCGCGTAA
- a CDS encoding ADP-ribosylglycohydrolase family protein — MNKSPRDTPIVGGPDEISFSSRLYGAFWGYFIGDALSMPCHGYALSKRIRNDYGRIDGYCDPVLPHPQSTLFRTRYTPTGEKGEIMHGREEEWRIPGTHFHQHLKGGDNTVNVLLGRELLKTLVDHRRYEPGAYVDTYTSFFLTPGKHNDTYIPTSHRAFFENYGRGKDPWVCGEESNRMGGIAMVLPLALYYARDLQEACKYVTQALSLTHKGEPEGRAAVLIVELLIYLLHGYEPEAALYEHIRNWHAHPALNFTYRRWRERLSDEEVAEHHCRNGAGIDDAIPLVLFLILKYGGNFEEAMLANANLGGDNCPRGAVLGMLAGAAGGCGEIPGEWVQGLSDDEELDVLADRLVSDVC; from the coding sequence ATGAATAAGTCTCCGCGCGATACCCCAATCGTCGGTGGCCCCGACGAGATCAGCTTCAGCTCCCGACTTTACGGAGCCTTCTGGGGCTATTTTATCGGAGATGCCCTTTCGATGCCCTGCCACGGCTACGCATTGTCCAAACGCATCCGTAATGACTACGGGCGGATTGATGGCTACTGCGACCCGGTCCTCCCCCACCCGCAGAGTACGCTCTTCCGTACGCGCTACACGCCGACCGGCGAAAAGGGTGAGATCATGCACGGACGCGAAGAAGAATGGCGCATCCCGGGCACGCACTTTCATCAGCACCTTAAAGGTGGTGACAATACCGTAAATGTCCTCCTCGGTCGCGAGCTGCTCAAAACACTTGTCGATCATCGGCGCTACGAGCCGGGCGCCTACGTGGACACCTACACCTCGTTTTTCCTCACCCCGGGCAAACATAACGATACCTACATCCCCACCTCGCACCGTGCGTTCTTCGAGAACTACGGACGGGGTAAAGATCCTTGGGTCTGCGGCGAAGAGTCCAACCGCATGGGTGGCATTGCTATGGTGCTACCGCTGGCTCTGTACTATGCGCGCGACCTGCAGGAAGCATGTAAATACGTCACTCAGGCCCTCTCGCTGACCCACAAGGGTGAGCCAGAGGGCCGGGCGGCGGTGCTTATCGTTGAGCTTTTGATCTATCTGCTCCACGGCTACGAGCCCGAAGCAGCTCTCTACGAACACATCCGAAACTGGCATGCGCACCCGGCCCTGAACTTCACCTACCGCCGCTGGCGTGAGCGCCTCAGCGACGAAGAAGTCGCCGAGCATCACTGCCGGAACGGGGCGGGCATCGACGACGCCATTCCGCTCGTCCTGTTCCTTATCCTGAAGTATGGGGGGAACTTTGAAGAGGCTATGCTCGCCAATGCAAATCTGGGCGGCGATAACTGCCCGCGCGGAGCCGTACTGGGCATGCTGGCGGGAGCAGCCGGTGGCTGCGGCGAAATCCCCGGCGAGTGGGTCCAGGGACTGAGCGACGACGAAGAGCTCGACGTGCTCGCAGACCGCCTCGTCTCAGACGTCTGCTAA
- a CDS encoding SGNH/GDSL hydrolase family protein gives MKSVCLVLSCLVLTTAVFADSARDAWEGLVKPNKRDDPAYAYVENDPSLPNVLIYGDSISIHYTPTVRELLQGKANVYRLYCNGGESGSVVGKVSQMQKTMRDDRLDDPWTFKWDVIQFNVGLHDLKYMKNNKLDVSGEQVTSLEQYAKNLRVIIGYLKHVAPEAKLIFVTTTPVPENSTGRKHGDAARYNEVALEVMKDYPEITVNDLYAFTLPHQQEWWQKPGNVHYAPVGRQAQGKEVAGVIENVLAQE, from the coding sequence ATGAAATCCGTATGCTTGGTCTTATCCTGTCTTGTTTTAACGACTGCGGTCTTTGCCGACTCTGCCCGCGATGCCTGGGAAGGGCTTGTTAAGCCCAACAAGAGGGACGACCCGGCATACGCCTACGTGGAAAACGATCCCAGCCTCCCGAATGTCCTGATCTATGGGGATTCGATCTCGATCCACTACACCCCTACAGTCCGGGAGCTGCTCCAGGGTAAGGCCAACGTCTACCGCCTCTACTGTAATGGCGGGGAATCCGGTAGCGTCGTCGGTAAGGTCTCACAAATGCAGAAGACCATGCGTGATGATCGGCTGGATGACCCGTGGACATTTAAGTGGGACGTCATCCAGTTTAACGTAGGCCTGCATGATCTCAAGTACATGAAAAACAATAAGCTGGATGTGAGCGGTGAGCAGGTGACCTCGCTTGAGCAGTATGCTAAAAACCTTCGCGTCATCATCGGCTACCTCAAGCACGTGGCTCCGGAGGCGAAGCTGATCTTTGTCACCACCACGCCGGTTCCCGAGAACTCCACCGGTCGCAAGCATGGGGATGCCGCCCGCTATAACGAGGTGGCCCTCGAAGTGATGAAGGACTACCCCGAGATCACCGTGAACGACCTCTACGCATTTACGCTGCCGCATCAGCAGGAGTGGTGGCAGAAGCCCGGCAATGTCCACTACGCCCCGGTTGGCCGTCAGGCTCAGGGCAAGGAAGTCGCCGGTGTGATCGAAAACGTCCTCGCGCAGGAGTAG